A region of Acidobacteriota bacterium DNA encodes the following proteins:
- a CDS encoding DUF1501 domain-containing protein produces MTPFQLRELQGRRDFLQNCASGIGVMALADLLTLDGLTAAPTPGGPLQPAAPHFAPKAKNFIFMFMEGGPSQYELFDHKPALDQYHGSPLPKSQTEGLEFAFIQPSASILASSVPFRRYGQCGMELSELIPHIGSCADDICLVRSMHTDSFNHHPGQLLLFTGTIQMGRPSLGAWISYGLGSESRNLPGFVVLTSGPGGTSGGSTNFASGFLPSHYQGTVFRQSGDPILYLGNPPGVSRSTQRASLDLIRDLNRQHGESTGDAEIASRISNYELAFRMQTAAPELTDLSTEPAGIRELYGLDRTDKAERQFAANCVLARRMVERGVRFVLMMDHGWDDHTEINKKIPKRTRKIDRPTAALLKDLKQRGLLEETLVVWGGEFGRTPMVELRRPEDASYAGRDHQPSAYSLWMAGGGIQGGQVVGRTDDFGIRIEEDPIHVHDLQATLLHCLGLDHTRLTYRYMGREFRLTDVAGRVMEKLLV; encoded by the coding sequence ATGACTCCCTTTCAACTTCGTGAACTTCAAGGCCGGCGGGACTTCCTGCAGAACTGCGCCTCCGGAATCGGCGTCATGGCCCTGGCCGACCTTCTCACCCTGGACGGACTGACCGCCGCTCCCACTCCAGGCGGCCCGCTTCAACCGGCGGCGCCCCACTTCGCGCCCAAGGCCAAGAACTTCATCTTCATGTTCATGGAGGGTGGCCCCAGCCAGTACGAGCTCTTCGATCACAAACCGGCCCTGGACCAATACCACGGCAGCCCGCTTCCCAAGTCGCAGACCGAAGGACTGGAATTCGCCTTCATCCAGCCTTCGGCGTCGATCCTGGCCAGCTCCGTCCCCTTCCGGCGCTACGGCCAATGCGGCATGGAGCTCTCGGAGCTGATTCCCCACATCGGCTCCTGCGCCGACGACATCTGCCTGGTCCGCTCCATGCACACCGACTCCTTCAACCATCACCCGGGACAACTGCTGCTCTTCACCGGAACCATTCAGATGGGCCGTCCCAGCCTCGGCGCCTGGATCTCCTACGGCCTGGGGAGCGAGTCCCGCAACCTCCCCGGATTCGTGGTCCTGACTTCCGGCCCGGGAGGCACCAGCGGCGGGTCCACCAATTTCGCCAGCGGATTTCTTCCCTCCCACTACCAGGGAACGGTCTTTCGCCAGTCGGGCGATCCGATTCTCTACCTGGGCAACCCGCCCGGCGTCAGCCGCTCGACCCAGAGGGCGTCGCTGGACCTGATCCGGGATCTGAACCGGCAACATGGGGAGTCCACCGGAGACGCCGAGATCGCCTCCCGCATCTCCAACTACGAGCTGGCGTTCCGCATGCAGACGGCGGCTCCGGAGCTGACCGATCTCTCCACCGAACCGGCCGGGATCCGGGAACTCTATGGCCTCGACCGCACGGACAAGGCCGAGCGCCAGTTTGCGGCCAACTGCGTGCTGGCCCGGCGCATGGTGGAGCGGGGCGTCCGTTTCGTCCTGATGATGGACCACGGCTGGGACGACCACACCGAGATCAACAAGAAGATCCCCAAACGCACCCGCAAGATCGACCGGCCTACGGCGGCCCTGCTCAAGGACCTGAAGCAGCGGGGCCTGCTGGAGGAGACCCTGGTGGTCTGGGGCGGCGAGTTCGGGCGGACACCCATGGTGGAATTGAGGCGGCCAGAGGACGCCAGCTACGCGGGCCGAGATCACCAGCCTTCCGCCTACAGCCTCTGGATGGCCGGCGGGGGAATCCAGGGGGGCCAGGTGGTGGGGCGAACCGACGACTTCGGGATCCGGATCGAGGAAGACCCGATCCACGTCCACGACCTGCAGGCCACCCTGCTGCACTGCCTCGGCCTGGACCACACCCGGCTCACCTACCGCTACATGGGCCGAGAGTTCCGCCTCACCGACGTGGCCGGCCGGGTGATGGAGAAACTGTTGGTGTAG
- a CDS encoding PSD1 and planctomycete cytochrome C domain-containing protein, with product MTCKYRVLIVFGLLGAGFGMASPSAAVPDQLAQEVRSLLENHCVQCHGPSQQLNGLRLDSREGAIEGGYSGPSLVLGDGGASALIRRLTSDDPTARMPLAAPPLHPDQIKVLTRWIDQGAPWPRGTMVRSDSDSVFPKQDRHWSFRPIDRPRTLPESPKPWDRSPIDSLIRNRLEQEGVAPSPMAPKETLIRRVSLDLTGLLPSVEEVEAFLADERPDAYERLVDRLLASPRYGEKWARHWLDLARYADSDGYEKDLLRPHAWRWRQWVIQALNRDLSFDEFTIEQLAGDLLPEASVEQRVATGFLRSGLKNREAGVPRGQVRFEETVDQTNTMGTVWLGLTLGCAQCHDHKYDPLSQKEYYQFLAFFNQTQAREMDAPLPGEMEPYLEEFPRYRQQRKELLDNGEISIPRLQARWETMLLEAAEHPGKHLDWDDILRGAILNELDRALELFRSGPAGRTWRENDRVTHYFFKYTGPEIARDEALSEKLKDLKGKLAELETSFPDVTRAYVIQDMRAATHIALRGDYRAPGVQVQPGTPAWLPSFHNGMEPPRLRLARWLVDEDNPLTARVAANRFWQELFGSGLVRTPEDYGIQGSKPSHPALLDWLGSEFMRQEWSRKQMLRRLVTSATYRQASRVERNSEEMDPENVLLARQSRLRLSAELIRDAALSAAGVLDSRVGGKSVRPPQPDWVSEITYGKSDWESSSGADRFRRGLYVLFKRSAPYPQMVNFDAPDASATVCRRDRSNTALQALNLLNDPVFLEAARFLAVRTLREAPPRWEDRLHLIYHLCLSREPGPAELRRFRRFFERQRAIFQEEPESVKDLAAGSGSDLDSLQVALWTTAARAVLNLDEFITRE from the coding sequence ATGACCTGCAAATACCGCGTTCTCATTGTTTTCGGACTCCTCGGAGCCGGTTTCGGGATGGCCTCCCCTTCAGCGGCGGTCCCCGACCAATTGGCTCAAGAAGTCCGGTCTCTACTCGAGAACCACTGCGTCCAGTGTCACGGTCCCTCGCAGCAACTGAACGGCCTCCGTCTGGACAGCCGGGAGGGCGCGATTGAAGGGGGCTACTCGGGACCCTCTCTGGTCTTGGGCGACGGGGGCGCCAGCGCCCTGATCCGGCGACTGACCAGCGACGACCCCACTGCTCGCATGCCCCTGGCGGCGCCTCCCCTCCATCCGGATCAGATCAAGGTGCTGACCCGTTGGATCGACCAGGGAGCCCCGTGGCCCCGGGGCACGATGGTTCGATCCGACTCGGATTCAGTCTTTCCAAAGCAGGACCGGCACTGGTCGTTCCGCCCCATCGACCGGCCCAGGACCCTGCCGGAATCCCCCAAACCCTGGGACCGGTCCCCGATTGATTCGTTGATCCGAAACCGTCTTGAGCAGGAAGGGGTGGCCCCCTCCCCCATGGCCCCCAAGGAGACCCTGATCCGAAGGGTCAGCCTGGATCTGACTGGCCTCCTGCCCAGCGTCGAGGAAGTGGAGGCGTTCCTGGCAGATGAACGGCCCGACGCCTATGAGCGCTTGGTGGACCGGCTCCTGGCATCGCCCCGTTACGGCGAGAAATGGGCCCGCCACTGGCTGGATCTAGCCCGCTACGCCGACAGCGACGGCTACGAGAAGGACCTGCTCCGTCCCCACGCCTGGCGCTGGCGGCAGTGGGTGATCCAGGCCCTGAACCGGGACCTTTCCTTCGACGAGTTCACCATCGAGCAGTTGGCCGGCGACCTGCTGCCGGAGGCATCCGTGGAACAACGGGTCGCCACCGGATTCCTGCGCAGCGGCCTCAAGAACCGGGAAGCGGGCGTGCCTCGAGGCCAGGTCCGGTTCGAGGAGACGGTGGACCAGACCAACACCATGGGCACGGTCTGGCTGGGCCTGACCCTGGGTTGCGCCCAGTGTCACGACCACAAGTACGATCCCTTGAGCCAGAAGGAGTACTACCAGTTCCTGGCCTTCTTCAATCAGACCCAGGCCCGGGAGATGGACGCACCGCTCCCCGGAGAAATGGAGCCCTACCTGGAAGAGTTCCCCCGCTACCGCCAGCAGAGAAAAGAGCTTCTGGACAACGGCGAGATCTCGATTCCCCGGCTGCAGGCGCGATGGGAGACCATGCTCCTGGAGGCGGCGGAGCACCCGGGAAAACACTTGGACTGGGACGACATTCTCCGAGGCGCCATTCTCAACGAGCTGGACCGGGCCCTTGAGTTGTTTCGTTCGGGTCCCGCGGGCCGCACCTGGCGGGAAAACGACCGCGTGACCCACTATTTCTTCAAATACACCGGTCCGGAAATCGCCAGGGACGAGGCCCTGAGCGAGAAGCTGAAGGACCTGAAGGGGAAGCTGGCCGAGCTGGAAACCTCCTTCCCCGACGTGACACGGGCCTATGTGATCCAGGACATGCGGGCCGCCACCCATATCGCCCTGCGCGGGGACTACCGGGCTCCCGGTGTCCAGGTCCAACCCGGTACGCCCGCGTGGTTGCCCTCCTTCCACAACGGTATGGAGCCACCCCGTCTGCGGTTGGCCCGGTGGCTCGTGGATGAGGACAATCCCCTGACCGCCCGGGTCGCCGCCAATCGATTCTGGCAGGAACTGTTCGGCAGCGGCCTGGTGAGGACCCCGGAGGATTACGGGATCCAGGGATCCAAGCCCTCCCATCCGGCTCTTCTGGACTGGCTGGGTTCCGAATTCATGCGCCAGGAGTGGAGCCGGAAGCAAATGCTGCGCCGGTTGGTGACCTCGGCCACCTACCGTCAGGCCTCCCGGGTCGAAAGGAATTCAGAGGAGATGGATCCGGAGAACGTCCTGCTGGCCCGTCAGAGCCGGCTGCGCCTCTCCGCCGAGTTGATCCGCGACGCCGCATTGTCGGCCGCCGGCGTGCTGGATTCGCGAGTCGGCGGCAAGAGCGTTCGTCCCCCTCAGCCCGACTGGGTCTCCGAGATCACCTACGGCAAGTCCGACTGGGAGTCCAGTTCCGGTGCGGACCGCTTCCGGCGCGGGCTCTATGTGCTGTTCAAGAGAAGCGCCCCGTATCCCCAGATGGTGAATTTCGACGCTCCCGACGCCAGCGCCACCGTCTGCCGCCGGGACCGCTCCAACACGGCGCTCCAGGCCCTGAACCTGCTCAACGATCCCGTCTTCCTGGAAGCCGCCCGGTTCCTGGCGGTGCGCACGCTCCGAGAGGCGCCGCCCCGCTGGGAAGACCGCCTCCATCTCATCTACCATCTCTGCTTGAGCCGGGAACCCGGTCCCGCGGAACTCCGCCGTTTCCGTCGGTTCTTTGAGCGCCAGAGGGCGATTTTCCAGGAGGAACCGGAGTCGGTGAAAGACCTTGCGGCCGGGTCCGGCTCCGATCTGGATTCTCTGCAGGTGGCGTTGTGGACCACCGCAGCCAGGGCCGTGTTGAACCTGGACGAGTTCATCACCCGGGAATAG